A genomic window from Pirellulales bacterium includes:
- the rho gene encoding transcription termination factor Rho, whose product MGKRKKGRGRGRGPGGGSAHGPGGGGGHSGGHGGGHGGGRMNGGGMRSRNRRFDGENSLAPLPFSEQDGAPDNGEPVELVAGGGVLELHPNGYGFLRNPDNNLTRERSDPFVPGTMIEKFRLREGVRLNGMVQPGRRQQGPRLKEIHDVDGMKPEDYPNVKTFDQLTPINPETWLKLETGQQPLTTRVMDLLTPLGKGQRALIVAPPRTGKTILLQQVSQAISANYPDINLVMLLVDERPEEVTDMRRSVKGDVIASSLDRDVESHVRLSQLVVERCKRMAEMGKDVFLLMDSITRMARAFNKWVGNTGRTMSGGVDIKALDVPKKLFATARLFEEGGSLTIVATALIDTGSRMDELIFQEFKGTGNMELVLDRKLADRRVWPAIDISQSGTRREEKLLDPDTLHAVNMLRRTLSTMHHVDAMEQLTRQLAKFKSNTEFIKLISGSRSMD is encoded by the coding sequence ATGGGCAAGCGGAAAAAGGGCCGCGGTCGTGGGCGTGGTCCAGGTGGTGGTTCGGCACATGGACCCGGGGGTGGCGGAGGGCACAGCGGCGGGCACGGCGGAGGGCACGGCGGCGGCCGGATGAACGGCGGCGGGATGCGATCCCGCAATCGCCGTTTCGACGGAGAAAACTCTCTCGCGCCGCTCCCCTTCTCCGAACAAGACGGCGCTCCCGACAACGGCGAACCGGTCGAGCTCGTGGCGGGTGGCGGAGTTCTCGAACTGCACCCCAACGGCTACGGTTTCCTCCGCAACCCAGACAACAACCTCACCCGCGAACGCTCCGATCCATTCGTGCCAGGCACGATGATCGAAAAATTCCGGCTCCGTGAAGGCGTGCGGCTCAACGGCATGGTTCAGCCCGGCCGCCGCCAGCAAGGCCCGCGGTTGAAAGAGATTCACGACGTCGATGGGATGAAGCCCGAGGATTACCCGAACGTCAAAACGTTCGACCAACTCACGCCCATCAACCCGGAAACGTGGCTCAAACTGGAAACCGGCCAGCAACCGCTCACCACGCGAGTCATGGATTTGCTCACTCCGCTCGGCAAGGGCCAGCGAGCCCTGATCGTCGCTCCGCCGCGAACCGGCAAGACGATTCTCTTGCAGCAGGTCAGCCAGGCCATCTCGGCCAACTATCCGGATATCAATCTGGTCATGCTGCTGGTCGACGAACGGCCCGAAGAAGTGACCGACATGCGCCGCTCGGTGAAAGGCGATGTCATCGCCAGCAGCCTCGATCGCGATGTCGAGAGCCACGTGCGTCTGTCGCAACTCGTCGTCGAGCGTTGCAAGCGCATGGCCGAGATGGGCAAAGACGTGTTTCTGCTCATGGATTCGATCACACGAATGGCCCGGGCCTTCAACAAGTGGGTCGGCAACACAGGCCGGACGATGTCGGGCGGCGTGGATATCAAGGCCCTTGATGTTCCGAAAAAGTTGTTTGCCACCGCCCGATTGTTCGAAGAAGGGGGCTCGCTGACGATTGTGGCCACCGCGCTGATCGACACCGGCAGCCGCATGGACGAACTGATCTTTCAGGAGTTCAAAGGCACCGGCAACATGGAGCTGGTCTTGGACCGCAAGCTTGCCGACCGCCGCGTTTGGCCGGCGATCGACATTTCGCAATCCGGCACGCGCCGCGAAGAGAAGCTGCTCGATCCGGATACGCTGCATGCCGTGAACATGCTTCGCCGCACGCTTTCGACCATGCACCACGTCGACGCGATGGAGCAGTTGACCCGCCAGCTTGCCAAGTTCAAGTCGAACACGGAATTCATCAAGTTGATCAGCGGCTCGCGCTCGATGGATTAG
- a CDS encoding prenyltransferase/squalene oxidase repeat-containing protein — protein sequence MASKDRANRTGVEESEDAEFEQRSFISHFRDFVRTQAPWWAVSCTAHMAALAMLLLLGRMIVPKADTGDVGFNPPEAVVDASDAPVDPPIVDPGLPDIDEKGLTTIAMIFPEAMANDLTSTPGNTPGEQPPGDPLKTDTGFVGGGTGFLPSGAGLGGKPVGPIGPTGGFGAWRDRSKINIDGNTPSCDRAVVAALYWFARHQSRDGGWSLQAYAKMCKDRTCTGAADQESLSAATAMGILPYLAAGQTHLTNGPFKQTITAGIYWLVNHQKADGDLSADASGKQSWMYSHGLATIALCECYGMSHDKNVGRSAQKAVNFILAAQNTKTGGWRYHPGDDGDTSVLGWQLMALKSAQMAGLSVNPAAFDGARKWLKAVGVGGAAASASSGAASGEFAYQPDGAPSPTMSAVGLLCSQYLNAGKTDPVIVGGVRYLMANLPDGGSPNIYYWYYASQVMHNMDDHDWDVWNRKMRKILVESQSRAGCSAGSWDPDKPNRDAWSAHGGRIMTTSFATLTLEVYYRYMPLYRTDHLDALK from the coding sequence ATGGCAAGCAAAGATCGGGCTAACCGCACCGGCGTTGAAGAATCGGAGGACGCCGAATTCGAGCAGCGTTCGTTCATCAGCCATTTTCGCGATTTTGTGCGCACTCAAGCGCCGTGGTGGGCCGTCAGTTGCACGGCCCACATGGCGGCCCTGGCGATGCTGCTGCTCCTGGGCCGAATGATTGTCCCGAAGGCCGACACCGGCGATGTCGGGTTTAATCCGCCGGAAGCGGTGGTAGATGCCTCCGATGCGCCGGTCGATCCGCCGATTGTCGATCCCGGGCTGCCTGATATCGACGAGAAAGGGCTGACAACGATCGCAATGATCTTCCCCGAAGCGATGGCAAACGATTTGACATCGACGCCCGGCAACACGCCCGGCGAGCAACCACCAGGCGATCCGTTGAAGACGGACACCGGTTTCGTCGGAGGGGGCACCGGTTTTCTTCCGTCCGGCGCGGGACTCGGTGGAAAGCCGGTCGGCCCGATCGGTCCAACTGGCGGATTCGGTGCTTGGCGCGACCGTTCAAAGATTAATATTGACGGAAACACCCCCAGTTGCGACAGAGCCGTCGTCGCCGCTCTCTATTGGTTCGCTCGCCATCAATCGCGAGACGGCGGTTGGAGCTTGCAAGCATATGCGAAGATGTGCAAAGATCGCACTTGCACGGGCGCTGCCGACCAAGAATCGCTCTCAGCCGCCACGGCAATGGGTATTCTGCCCTATCTTGCCGCCGGCCAAACGCATCTCACCAATGGCCCGTTCAAACAAACAATCACCGCCGGAATCTATTGGCTTGTGAATCATCAAAAGGCCGACGGCGATCTCTCGGCCGATGCCAGCGGCAAGCAATCGTGGATGTATTCTCACGGCCTGGCGACGATCGCGCTTTGCGAATGCTACGGCATGAGCCACGACAAGAACGTCGGGCGCTCGGCCCAAAAAGCGGTCAATTTCATCCTCGCCGCACAAAACACGAAGACGGGCGGCTGGCGTTATCATCCCGGCGACGACGGCGACACATCCGTTCTCGGCTGGCAGTTGATGGCCCTGAAGAGCGCTCAGATGGCCGGGCTCTCGGTCAATCCGGCGGCATTTGACGGCGCGAGGAAATGGTTGAAAGCGGTGGGCGTCGGTGGTGCGGCGGCCAGCGCGAGCAGCGGAGCGGCGAGCGGCGAATTTGCTTATCAGCCCGATGGCGCGCCATCGCCTACGATGTCGGCCGTCGGACTGTTGTGCAGCCAATATTTAAACGCCGGCAAAACCGATCCAGTGATCGTCGGCGGCGTGCGCTATCTGATGGCCAATCTGCCGGATGGCGGTTCGCCGAACATCTATTATTGGTACTACGCCAGCCAAGTGATGCACAACATGGACGACCACGACTGGGACGTTTGGAACCGCAAGATGCGGAAGATTCTGGTCGAGAGTCAAAGCCGTGCGGGTTGCTCGGCGGGAAGCTGGGATCCCGACAAACCAAACCGCGACGCCTGGAGCGCCCATGGGGGCCGCATCATGACGACCAGCTTCGCCACGCTCACGCTCGAAGTCTACTACCGCTACATGCCCCTCTACCGCACCGACCACCTCGACGCGTTGAAATAG
- a CDS encoding HAD family hydrolase codes for MKNEHSRERCWANVEFAAPLPPRPEISHVLFDFDGTLSLVREGWPDIMLGLFLDCLPRSPGETGAELRPALVEDIMRLTGKPTIDQMILLAEKIRQRGGTPHDPEWYKERFLERLERHTGARRAGLQSRELAAESLLVHQVRPLLEHLRGLGLRLYLASGTDDVAVKHEADLLDLTRYFGPHIYGAHADAAKFSKPLVISRMLRDDRIPGTQLLGFGDGFAEIEAVKAVGGIAVAVASDEANNGSGQVDPRKRARLLQVGADIIIPDYREAIGLVDYLLGKMNNSTFPNEARNF; via the coding sequence ATGAAGAACGAACACTCCCGCGAACGGTGCTGGGCCAATGTCGAATTCGCGGCGCCGCTGCCGCCCCGGCCCGAGATCAGCCATGTGCTCTTCGATTTCGACGGCACGCTCTCCTTGGTGCGCGAAGGCTGGCCCGACATCATGCTCGGGCTGTTTCTCGATTGTCTCCCACGTTCGCCGGGCGAAACCGGCGCCGAGCTTCGACCGGCCCTTGTCGAAGACATTATGCGGCTCACCGGCAAGCCGACCATCGATCAGATGATTCTGTTGGCCGAAAAAATTCGCCAGCGCGGCGGCACCCCCCACGATCCCGAGTGGTATAAGGAGCGATTCCTCGAGCGATTGGAGCGGCACACTGGCGCCCGCCGGGCCGGCTTGCAGAGCCGTGAGCTGGCCGCCGAGTCGCTGCTCGTGCACCAGGTGCGGCCGCTTTTGGAACACTTGCGCGGGCTCGGATTGCGGCTGTATCTGGCGAGCGGCACCGACGATGTGGCCGTCAAGCATGAAGCCGATCTGTTGGACCTAACCCGCTACTTCGGCCCGCACATCTATGGAGCGCACGCCGATGCGGCGAAATTCTCCAAGCCACTGGTTATCTCGCGCATGCTTCGCGACGACCGCATCCCCGGCACACAACTGCTCGGCTTCGGCGACGGCTTCGCGGAAATCGAAGCCGTCAAAGCCGTTGGTGGGATCGCCGTTGCGGTCGCCAGCGACGAGGCGAACAACGGTTCCGGCCAAGTCGATCCACGAAAAAGGGCCCGTCTTCTGCAAGTCGGGGCCGATATCATCATTCCCGACTATCGAGAAGCGATCGGGCTGGTCGATTATCTATTGGGCAAAATGAACAATTCCACTTTCCCCAACGAAGCGCGAAATTTCTAG